The nucleotide sequence AAACCAAAGGATACAGTGACCCATATATTTCTCCCGCAGGTTCAATAGCCTTATAAATCAACCAACATTCACTACTGATCCCCAATGGATATAAAACGAAGAAGGTATTATAGCGAAACCAAGTGACGATGGCGGGCTTATATCCACTAAGTGTGATAACGAAGTAAGAGTATCGAATCACTTCGGTGACACTCCATGCAATGAGCATTGTAGAGTACCCGGTGCTTTTTGCGACCCATGGGAAAGGGTTGACGATGAACCAGACGAGGAGGAGTCGGCTAGCTACTTGCATGCCGGTTGTGCTAATGGGCGCTCTTACAACTCCTGGAGATTCAGAATTAGTATTTTCTCAATCACAACCGCACATGAAAGGACGGTGAGAGAAAGAACGAACCAAGAGCAGCATGCACAACCTCCAAAAGTGCCATAGTCTGTGTCCATTTTACAAAAGTGCCAACAGCAGGATATAAACGCCCGAATCCGACGAGTGGGACGAGGAGAAGTACTCGACCCAAAACGACGAGCCAGAGAAGTGCGGACACAAAGTTGTAGAGGATTAGGTATTGGGTTTTGCGATTGGAGGACTGGAGGGGTTTCGGTCCACGCTTTTTGACGGAGGGTGAGCGGGTGTCTTGGGGATCCATGGTTGTGTTCGCAGCGGGAGAGAAAGGGCTTGTATTGGATAGAGAAGAGAGTGCGagtgaatgaaagaaaagctCGTTGTTGACCTTGAAGCTGAGCTGAATGAAGGAGGGAGTGTGGTGTTTACGTGTTGAGGATTGATAGACAATTTTTGGAGCTTGGGCCATCTGGTACACCGAGGCCACCAAGCAGCTTGAGCGAATGTGGTAGATCTCGAGGTAGATGTCGTCACCATTTTGTTGTTCCGAACAAATTCATAATTCAGACTCTACTTCACATTTTTTGCTTCTTCGGGCAGTGCTTGATTTGGTTGAGGAGTTGGATACAAGTCTCGAAGTTTCACTCGGCGCCGTCGTGTCCACTACTGACTGGAGAACACATTATACTCCTGGCTGTGTACATATGTGTCAGCCTCTTATTCTTCCCATCAAGGAGATATCACCATCTCATTGTTTTAGGTTGACTAGAACATTAAGAGTGGTTGAATTGTGCAGAGTGCATTGAATGTTCATTTCATGGTCTCAAATCAACCCATGTTCGTGATGAAGGATTGGCATGGAAGCATTATGTCCCGTCTAATGGGCAAACTCATGGTCCTAGGTAGGCTCGTCGTTTTTCCTTCTTGCGTTTCCTCGACTTTCTGAAGAATACTATTGTAATGTTATTTGTGACTTTTCGGCCTTTCAGCTGCAGAATCTAAAGTTACCCCAGGCATATCTTCTCTCTTATGTGTGTTACTCCAAACTTACCTGTCCTAGTTGATCGTCGTTGGAGACCGAAGCGTTGGTAAAAGCTCCGTGCTCCAAGCTGTGACAGATTCCTTTTCCAACCGATGACAAGATGTGCACTCGCTTTGCAACCGAGATTGTGCACAAAAGAACTTCGCCAAAAGACACAGTTTCGGTGGCCGTTGAGATCATTCCTGATTCCAATGAAAGTCAAGAGCGGAAGGATTTATTGTCCTCATGGCGTCCGTTAGCTTTTGGGCCCACTCTTGACAAGGAAACCATGAATTCTATATTCAAGCAGGTTCGACTCGAGACAAGTGTTCTTCTCAAGATTTAGCTACTTACAAGCACATAGGCAGATTCTGTTATCATTGAAGACCATGGCGATGTCCGACCTGGGAGATGACCGAAATACAATAGATTAAGTAGCTCTGTGCTACGCATAACTCGACGTGGCCCCGACGAGAAGAATTTTGCGATTGTAGACATACCTGGTCTTTTTCGTGGTAATTATTAGCATCATTTACTTATATTTACAGAGCTGATAGTGTATACCAGGCGACGCTAAAAACACGGAGCATCAAACAGCCAAAACTCTCGTCCATCATTACATGCATAATCCAAGAAACACCATTGTGTACGTCCTGGCCCTTAAAATTATCTCACCTGGCCATTCTACTTACGTTATCAAGGGCTGTTATTGATGTGATCGATCTCGAAAGACAGGAAGTCCTGCATATGCTCGATGACATAGAGGATAAAGAGTCTAGGATAGTTGGAGTTATCAACAAGTGTGATACCAAGCAAAAGCAATCACACGACTGGGTAAGTTGGCCTAATATTCCTATACAGTAGCTTATCGACAACCTTCACAAGGTTTTTGAGCTCATCAAGAATGATGAACAATCACCACGATACCTGAAAGAAGGGTGATACGGCTTGCGTAACAGGATACCAATAGAAGCCAACAACAGCGATGTAGAAAGAGATGCTATCGAGGATGCCTTCTTTTCAGGCGATGAATGGAATCgattgaattaaaagagGCTTGGCAGACATCATCTACGAAGCAATCTGATAAAGATGCGAAACAGACATGTCAAACAAAGTATACCCAGTCTTCTATCCGAGATCAAAGCAAAGCTTGCCCTGTGCAACGATGATATCTCCAAACTAGGGCCACCATGCGATACCAATTTCCAGCAGTTTACTTTGATAAATGGAATTGCAACAAAGTACTCTAAAATGGCCGAAAATTCTCTAAATGGCAACTATCGGGGGCTGAATAAGTCTGACATGTTTGCGAGAAAGCTAATTCGAGATGGACTTGACAAGTTTTGTACTACATTACAGGCAGAAGGTCCAGTGAAGCCCTCTGTAACTTGTACAGCCGTAGCGATGCTTATCCCTGCCGACGACGGAATGACATGGTCTGAGAAACTTATGAAAGAtatctattaatattaatatgaaaaaaaaaacatggCAATGCTGACATTGATCTATAGATCCAGCCTATGGTTGGATACCTCAAGTAGCTGAGAGCTTTCGCGGGACCAAATTTCCTGGTGACCTGAATCCATTAGTGGTCGACTTTTTATGGAGAAAACAGACCACAGGTTGGAGAGCCATCGCTGAGCAAGCTCTTGTTAAGGCGGAGAGCATTGTTGAACGAGTAAATGAGGCATTATATCAAAGTGTTTGCCCAGATGATGATCTTAGAGTAAAGTTGCGGGACTGGGTGCATGCCGATTTTCAGAAAGCATCAGTCGACGCCGCGAAGGAGCTCGAACGTTTGATCgcagatgaaattgaaggcCATCTTTTTACCTTGCATCCCCATTTCACAGCATTGCGGACGTATAGGCAGCAGAACAGAATTAACGAAGTTACAAGCATTTTGGCGAAGAAAAAGGCGTGGATGAAACAAGAACAAGGCGGTGCCCTGATTCCTAATCTATCCATATCATCGGATAAAATTGTTGGAACCGAACTATATCACGACAAGGAATTGGCGGTAGTTTTGAATACTCATGATAGTCTCGAGGCCTACTATGAATTAGCTAGGTATCGATTCACCGACAACGTCGCAACTCAAGTTATCGAAAGGCACCTGCTTGGCCCGGATGGACCATCGCGCCTTTTCTCCCTTCAGTATGTATCAGAAAAATTATATGGAGAACAAAATGAGGATGCGTTAGAAAATTTGGTTGGCGAGCATCCAAACAAAGCCCAAAAGCGACTTGGCCTCGATTCTGAGAGGCGCAGTCTCGAAGAAAGTATGAAGAGGCTTCAAGCTTTCAAAATACTTTGATGAATCTATTGGTAGGAATATTCCGTGCGAAATCGTGATCAggtttataattttaaaatcgCATTCTTATGTATCACTTATCTCTCTATTTCCTCTCTCATAATCCCTTATGCGCCGGAGTCTGGCCATTCACGACCGCGACCCGTTTAGAAAAACAACTTTTGGTTCAGCTGAAAATATCTCTTTGGCCATGATGCCTAAATGTGCCACATTTCAATTAAATCCAACCTTTGCCATTAGGCCTGCCACAATAATGTTGTAGGTTTAGTGCGATGGTCGGATATTTGTCTTATGGATGAATTTTTGTTGGTCCCCTTGAGTATTTGAGATAAGATGCCGTCCTTTGTATTATACAAAATCATCTCGCCATCAATCTACAACACACAGCATCCAGTCGAATCATAACTTTAATCATTTCTCTAAACTTTCATCCTCTGTCTCTAGAATCGCCATGCCGTTCGAAATATATTTAACCAGTTTAACGGGTCATATCAAAAGCTGGATCCCGGAAGAAGACCATGggaaatataatttgaaggatttcaaaAAGCTAAAAACGATAGCAGGGGAAATGGAAACGGAAACGGTATCGAGTGGCAAGGTTGAGATTGTGAAAATAAGAATGGATAGATACGAGCATAAGAAAACAGGACAGCTTTTGCATGTCTTGATTCCTACTGACACAATAGAGGAGAGTCGCTCTGTTCATTCGGGTGGTGATCGTGCGTGGAGTCACACATATCGTAGAATTAAAACAGTTACTGAGTGGGGCCAAACAAAGCCTTTTATCAGCTTTACTTTGGGAGATTTTTACATTGGGAAGAACAATATTGTTCGCCACAATGGAGAGGGAGATTTTGATACGAAACATAGATCTGGAAGTCGCGGTGGCAATGGGCGGAAGAAACATGAAAGTCGCGGTGATGGTTTGGAGGAGGAACATGGACAtctggatggagatgaaaaggAGCGTCATCGAAGTCAACGAAATCGTCTGCATCGGAGAAGCGGCGATTATCAAGACAACAGAGGTACCTCTCGCGATCGTCAAGAAGTTATAGATCCTCCACAAAGACATAGAAGCCGCGCTCGTGAAACCTCTCGTGGAAACAGAAATGAGAATGGCAGATCTAAAAATGGAAGGGATACTAAGCGCAcctcgaaagaaaaagggcGTTCTCGTACACATCATACACAGAATGACTCGGAGTCTGAAGACTCTAGTTCTGAGGCAGAAATTTCTATACACCCTGGAACAGAGGTGTCTACAAACCAGTCTGTAGAAGGATATAGGTCCAGTGATGGCTCTGAACAAGGAGAAATTTCAGAAGATTCCACAGAGATTGATGTTCATTCCGAACGTTCTCAAAAGCTGCTCACTTGGAAGGGTTCCCCCGTAGGAGGCTCTGTAAAACATGAGTCCAGGGATAGCTCTAAACGAGGATCATCTTCTCGAGGGTCGCTTAATCAGAGCAAGGCTTCGTCAAAAGCTCAATCTACGAGAGGAACGGGATCTGTAACATCTGCCCAAAGAACACCCACTAGGAGCAAGAACTCTTCAGTAGCTCAATCCATAATTGAAGAACCGGGATCACCCGGACAGACTGGTGCCATACCTAATCTCACGCTCCGGCTAACAAAACCAAACTTGAACCTTTTACGCCAAGAGGGGGATTCCCAGGGTGGTCGTAGTTCGACCGCAGGGCCAGGTTCGGTAAGCCAAGACGGACAAAGCTCTGTTGATTATGAAGAAAGTGTGAGATCAGAGAAAAGACGTCACCGCCGCCGTCGTGGCAGATAGAAAGATGCGGATTCATTTTGTTAGTTAATCATCTATATAGATATACAATAGAGGTTTAAATAAACTTTGAAATAGcggttttgatttgtttgattttttgatcaattgaattaaatgTTTTCCTGAGGAGTATTAGAATTCTATcttgaattataataaattaaatgtCTTATATGAAAGTAAGGGTTTCAATTATACTGAAAAATCGATTCTATAgtttttgataataaaaacagaaacatatattatataaccTTTTTTATTGgagaaatatatacattaaaaaccaaaaaaaattatcaaCATTATCACTTGTCAACAAATCCTTATATGTGAACGAGTTGTTAAAGCTCAATGCATCATCAAAAAATATGCCAGCCGGGCTGATCACAATGTGTTTCCTGCCGAGGTAGGGACAGTGTTCTGTATCGATGAAACTGCAGCTGCCGAGACAATGTTGTTCTTTCCTTGGAAGAGATAAAGGAAGCTCGTGTCTGAGTAGCTGAAAGCACCCGAGCTAGACAGACTATTCGAGACACAGTTACGACCAAGGTAAGTCGCGCATTTGGACACATCAGCAGCGTTCGAGGTGAATAGACGAATCGAAGAGCCTGGTTGCACCACCGTTGGGACGCTCGTGAAGTAGTTGCCTTCGTACAGACCCATGCCATTCTTGTCTCCTTCGAGCAAGTGACCGGAGTTTGAGGACCAGACATTGTTCACGGCGTGGAAAAGGGTGTTCCCAGAAAGTGCAGGGGTGCGACCAGAAGTGTTATAGACGTAATTTTCTGAGTGTAGTGGTCAGCTATATTTCCAGGGGGATGAATTCGGGAGAGGCATACTGTAGAATGTAATTTGATCCCCTGACCCTACCAGCTCCAAACCCCAGTATGAGTGTCCGTCGCACGTAGCAGAGTTTGCCGTCTTGCCATTGATAAAACTGTTAGAGATTGTAACTGCGTTGTTGGAACCGGTGCCGAAGCTGTAGTGCTGACGGCCGAGACTTGATGTCTACGTTAAGCAAAAATTAGTCGGGTTTACCTTCACTACCAGCATTTCAGAGAAACTCACAGTGACATGATCAATCCATATGTTGTTGGTATCACTTAAAGTTAGCGCATCGCCACCCCAGACGTACTTGGGGTTAAGATTGGTGATGGCGATGTTctggatgatgatgttcGAGACACCAACAAAACGCAAGCCTTTGCCGTTCAGCGTCGCGCCGTTCTTACCGACAAGTGTCTTCTGTGACTTGACATTGATACCTTGATAACTAGCAGTATCGATAGACACGCCGTATGTTGGGGTCGAGCCGCATCCACCGAGGGTGTTGAGCAGCGCCTGTCCTCCATTCGAGGGCGTGCATGAATATGAATCACAAGCTGTCAATGAAGTTGTGCCCTCTGATCCgataaaattgaaagttcCGGATATGACGATATTCTGGGGCTCGTCTGAGGTGAGGTAGGCCTTTAACTGCGCGATGGTGGTCGGATACACAACTGCTGCACTACCGCCACCCGTGACGGCAGAAGCCATGCCAATTGGTGTGCCTTTGACTATGGAAGAGATAGCCCGCTTCTCCGTGCTTTCGACTGGTGCTGCCACTGTCAAAGCACTAAAGGCGGCTAGCATCACCGCCGAAATGAATTTTAAGTTCGTCATCGTGTTTgttgaagagaagcaaaagagTGTGAGAGGAATGAACGAGAGTGAGTAGTCTGACTGTTTCGAACAATTTGTACCATCTAACGTCAGCCGCAGCCgactttataatttcaattttcatttAGCCATCGAGACTCAGCATCCCGTAACTCTCTCAGACTGGCAGACATCGGCCAGAATAAGATCACACGGGGCGCGTCCAATTCGGCGAACTAAAAAACATCAgccaaaagaagaaaatgagggaGGGGCACGTCCCCCCCCACCCCTAAAACGGGCAATTAATTTAAACAGATAATATACTCCAAACAAAACACCCACTTAAGATTAATTGTTAGTCTTCGCTTAATCTTCCTTAGACAACCAAAAGTTCAGATGAACTTCTAGTTCTCCCGTAAGTTCCATGTGCGTACCATATATCAAACAACTAAGCGCCGTTAGACTCCACCTCCTACCTTATTACCACCGTAAACACTTTATTTTCGTATAGAGCAATCGCTTTTAAGATTAAGGAGTCTAGGGTCGCCAATCTGCGACACCACCTACCGAGTCTGGCTTCTCCCGGAAAGGAGCAAATGGCCCAACCAGTTTTATGCTTAACAACACTACCCAATGCGGCGGGACTGTACTA is from Botrytis cinerea B05.10 chromosome 8, complete sequence and encodes:
- the Bcphs1 gene encoding Bcphs1, with the protein product MDPQDTRSPSVKKRGPKPLQSSNRKTQYLILYNFVSALLWLVVLGRVLLLVPLVGFGRLYPAVGTFVKWTQTMALLEVVHAALGVVRAPISTTGMQVASRLLLVWFIVNPFPWVAKSTGYSTMLIAWSVTEVIRYSYFVITLSGYKPAIVTWFRYNTFFVLYPLGISSECWLIYKAIEPAGEIYGSLYPLVLKAILLIYIPGSYILFTHMIKQRSKVLRAQREILKDE